Within the Pelagovum pacificum genome, the region ACGGGCAGCGCCTTCGTCCGCTACCGTGCCGACGGCTCGCGCGACTTCGTCTATAACATCGCGACGTCGGCAGCGGCACGGTTCGGCTGGACAGCCGAGGTGGAGGCCCTCGCCCGCCGCGCCGGACACCTGCATGTCATGGGGTCCGCACTGTCGATGCCGGAGGCGCGCGAAGTGATCGCCCGCGCGCTGCCCATCGTCCGGGCACGGGGCGGCACCGTCTCGCTCGACCCGAACCTGCGCAAGGAGCTGCGTCAGGGCGCGGAGGCCGGCCAGCTGTTCGCCACGCTCCTGTCGGAATGCGACCTGCTGCTGCCCTCCGGGGAGGAACTGGAGCTCGCGGCCGGAACCGACGGCGAAGCCCGCGCGGTCGGGACGCTGCTGACGGGCGGATGCGGCGAGATCGTCCTGAAGCGCGGTGCGGCGGGAGCGAGCGCCTTCGCGCCCGACGGCAGCCGGGTGGACGCTCTGGCCTTCGAGGTCGAAGAGCTCGATCCGACCGGTGCCGGCGACTGCTTCGGCGGGGCCTATGTCACCGCCCGCAGGCTCGGCCTGCCGACGGAGGCCGCGCTGACCTATGCCTGCGCCGCCGGGGCGCGCAACGTGACGGTGCGCGGCCCGATGGAAGGCGCGGCCACGCGGGCGGAGCTCGATGCCTTCATCGCGGCAACCCCACGCGCGCCGGGGGCCTTCTAACTTCGGGCGCGGGCTGCAATACCTCCTCTGAGAGGGAGGAGAATCGCATGGCGCTCGACCAGTTCAGACTTGACGGGAAAGTGGCCCTCGTCACGGGGGGCAGCCGTGGGATCGGTCTCGCCATCGCCACGCTGTTCGTCGAGGCGGGCGCGCAGGTGATGATCGCAGGACGCACCCGGACCGACGACGTCGACCGGCTCTGCGACAGCGGCGCCTGTGACTGGGTCGCCGGTGACGTGACGGACCCCGACGTGCCCGACCGGCTGGTCGCCGCGACGCTGGAGCGGTTCGGCAAGCTCGATATCCTCGTCAACAATGCCGGGATCGCCGCCGGCGGCGACTTCCACGAGTTCGGCGACGACCGGCTCGCCGCGATCAACGACACGAACTTCATCGCGCCCTTCCGGATCGCCCGCGTGGCCATCGTGCCGATGCTCGAGGCGGGACATGGCACGATCCTCAACATCGGCTCGATCTCCGGCGAGGTCGCCAACAAGCCCCAGCTTCAGGTCGCCTACAACGCGACCAAGGCTGCGGTGCACCAGATGACGAAGGTGATGGCCTTTGAATATGCGGCGCGCGGCATCCGCGTGAACGCGCTCGCCCCGGGCTACGTCGTCAGCGACATGACGGCGGGCGGCCGGGCGAACGAGGACTGGAACCGGGTGTGGACCGAGAACACGCCCATGGGACGCTTCGCCGAGCCCGCGGAGATGGCGAACTGCGCTCTGTTCCTCTGCTCCGACGCGTCGAGCTACGTCACCGGATCGGTCCTCGTGGCCGACGGTGGATACCTGACGCATTGAACTGACGCATCGACCGGCCGGGCCGGACAAGGAGGACTTCAAGAATGGCAAACGAACTTTCCGGCAAGGTGGCCGCGGTCACGGGCGCGGCGTCCGGCATCGGCCTCGCCAGCGTCGAGATGCTGCTCGGCGCGGGGGCGAAGGTCGTCATGGTCGATCGCGACGAGGCGGCGCTCGACTCGCTGGTCGAACGGCTCGGGCCGATGGCCGTGCCGCTGGTCATCGACCTGCTGAGACCCGACAGCTGCGATACTCTGCTCGACGGCATCCTCGAAAAGACCGGGCAACTCGACA harbors:
- a CDS encoding tagatose kinase, with product MSTLAPDALGPTICVGEILVEIVATTVGDGFTDAQPLVGPYPSGAPAIFIDQCGRFGGAAAMIGAVGDDDFGRVNLDRLKRDGVDVSAIAVDPDWPTGSAFVRYRADGSRDFVYNIATSAAARFGWTAEVEALARRAGHLHVMGSALSMPEAREVIARALPIVRARGGTVSLDPNLRKELRQGAEAGQLFATLLSECDLLLPSGEELELAAGTDGEARAVGTLLTGGCGEIVLKRGAAGASAFAPDGSRVDALAFEVEELDPTGAGDCFGGAYVTARRLGLPTEAALTYACAAGARNVTVRGPMEGAATRAELDAFIAATPRAPGAF
- a CDS encoding SDR family NAD(P)-dependent oxidoreductase, translating into MALDQFRLDGKVALVTGGSRGIGLAIATLFVEAGAQVMIAGRTRTDDVDRLCDSGACDWVAGDVTDPDVPDRLVAATLERFGKLDILVNNAGIAAGGDFHEFGDDRLAAINDTNFIAPFRIARVAIVPMLEAGHGTILNIGSISGEVANKPQLQVAYNATKAAVHQMTKVMAFEYAARGIRVNALAPGYVVSDMTAGGRANEDWNRVWTENTPMGRFAEPAEMANCALFLCSDASSYVTGSVLVADGGYLTH